One Dietzia sp. JS16-p6b genomic window carries:
- a CDS encoding DUF1653 domain-containing protein: MLQPAGDTRLSIDYVNYTGERAWRSVTPIRVWFGTTDYHPEARWLLEAFDNERGDTRNFAVANIISWRNPNGPGGDVVRGVYRHFKGKLYQVIDVVRHSEDDGVLVLYRPLYGEFNLWVRPVEVFTESIVSDGRSIPRFELLAPI, from the coding sequence ATGCTCCAGCCGGCAGGGGATACACGTCTTTCGATCGATTACGTCAACTACACGGGCGAGAGAGCATGGCGTTCCGTGACGCCGATACGAGTCTGGTTCGGCACGACCGACTATCATCCCGAGGCTCGGTGGCTGCTCGAGGCATTCGACAACGAACGCGGCGACACCCGCAATTTTGCGGTTGCGAATATCATCTCCTGGCGCAATCCGAACGGCCCGGGTGGCGACGTGGTCCGAGGCGTATATCGCCACTTCAAAGGCAAGTTGTACCAGGTGATCGATGTGGTCCGGCACAGTGAAGACGACGGCGTTCTGGTGCTGTATCGCCCCTTGTACGGCGAATTCAATCTATGGGTTCGCCCTGTGGAAGTGTTTACCGAGTCAATCGTGTCCGACGGGCGATCAATCCCCAGGTTCGAGTTGCTTGCTCCCATCTAG
- a CDS encoding DUF5663 domain-containing protein, with amino-acid sequence MSVDDLTFTLTSDHLSKHLPGLAPAVLTELSLLTADHIIDRVGAALSEGMSDTHLEEFDAISGDHDDATAWLEQMRPGYQELTPQVVDAELEKTVRAVLANDPEAGRPLDTTALPLPDWDSIVNTLSGRYSTEDTNDHRVILALQHPGRRPLHLGVAAREWWLEVFCSFGNVSDAHLTAACRTALTAGRAGIVAFEDSMIIRFAQPSAGLTVHGLDAAISEVFTTARAVIDALQATPADSRSDN; translated from the coding sequence ATGAGCGTTGATGACCTCACCTTCACCCTGACTTCCGACCACCTGAGCAAGCACCTGCCCGGGCTTGCACCAGCCGTGCTCACCGAGCTGTCCCTACTGACCGCCGATCACATCATCGACCGCGTGGGCGCAGCCCTCTCCGAAGGAATGTCCGACACGCATCTCGAGGAATTCGATGCGATCTCCGGCGACCATGACGACGCCACCGCATGGCTCGAGCAGATGCGACCTGGATACCAAGAACTCACTCCGCAGGTCGTTGACGCGGAGCTGGAGAAGACTGTGCGGGCGGTTCTGGCCAACGACCCCGAAGCCGGACGACCCCTCGACACCACCGCCCTACCCCTGCCCGACTGGGATTCAATCGTCAACACCCTCAGTGGGCGCTACTCGACCGAAGACACCAACGATCACCGCGTCATACTGGCCCTCCAGCACCCAGGTCGTCGCCCCCTCCACCTTGGGGTGGCCGCCCGCGAGTGGTGGCTTGAGGTGTTCTGCAGCTTTGGGAACGTCTCCGATGCTCACCTGACTGCGGCATGTCGAACCGCCCTGACCGCCGGCCGAGCGGGAATCGTGGCCTTCGAGGACAGCATGATCATTCGGTTTGCCCAACCCAGTGCCGGACTGACCGTTCACGGTCTCGACGCCGCGATCAGCGAGGTCTTCACCACCGCACGCGCCGTCATCGACGCCCTGCAGGCCACACCCGCTGACAGTCGCAGCGACAACTGA
- a CDS encoding tetratricopeptide repeat protein, whose translation MDDSSAQRRQEAISHYNRALDHSKNGRLPDAYEEFTRALTLLSNLGLEQEAASCEIHLGAVTLDLGLFDQARTHYQHAREVFTRLGLEHEAADCEKKLGTRALNQGLFEQARALYEQARQVYTRLGLDRGVADCEMNLGTVALNQGLFEQARALYEQARQVYTRLGLDRGVADCEMNLGNVDRDRGQFEQARTRYQQAQQVYTRLGLEREAAGCEMNLGSVAEDLGLFDQARVHLEQARLVYTRLGLDRHAAEREMNLGSVAVHLGLFAQARTHYQQAQQVYTRLGLEREAAGCEMNLGSVAEDLGLFDQARVHLEQARQVFTKLGLDRDAAECEVSLGVVALGLGLFEQARTYYQQARQVFAQLGLAASAANCEGNLGNVAHRLGLFDQAREHYQEASQVYSRLGLERKVATCEWNLGIVAKDLGEFEQARSHLFPALQVFTRLGMHRETAECQLNTAASWVGQAWVSGEGDRRVLLERALQLAVPAVVYLDGMRFQFRSASDRIAWATRIAHATSFLFQLASDVGDQTLMADLVETAINSGVHTTTAADTDTPLQREQSVRALAIAPAFEPAGTDGQGPDTGPSAHLGGTSRLIAGAHLPLRPPPRLRMPDAHLALTPWDQDTGHTYPTPRTHTHPLTLT comes from the coding sequence ATGGATGACAGTTCCGCCCAACGACGCCAAGAGGCGATCAGCCACTACAACCGAGCACTCGACCACTCCAAGAACGGTCGACTTCCCGACGCTTACGAAGAGTTCACCCGTGCCCTGACCCTGTTAAGCAACCTAGGCCTGGAGCAAGAAGCCGCTAGCTGCGAAATTCACCTCGGGGCCGTGACGTTGGATCTGGGGTTGTTCGACCAAGCTCGCACCCATTACCAGCACGCCCGCGAGGTGTTCACCCGGTTGGGCCTGGAGCACGAAGCCGCTGACTGCGAGAAGAAACTCGGGACCCGGGCCTTGAATCAGGGGTTGTTCGAGCAGGCTAGAGCTCTCTACGAGCAGGCCCGGCAGGTGTACACCCGGTTGGGTTTGGATCGGGGGGTCGCGGACTGCGAGATGAACCTTGGGACCGTGGCCTTGAATCAGGGGTTGTTCGAGCAGGCTAGAGCTCTCTACGAGCAGGCCCGGCAGGTGTACACCCGGTTGGGTTTGGATCGGGGGGTCGCTGACTGCGAGATGAACCTCGGGAACGTGGACAGGGATCGGGGCCAGTTCGAACAGGCCCGCACCCGCTACCAGCAGGCCCAGCAGGTGTACACCCGGTTGGGTCTGGAGCGAGAAGCCGCCGGCTGCGAGATGAACCTCGGGAGCGTGGCCGAGGATCTAGGGCTGTTCGACCAGGCACGTGTGCACCTCGAGCAGGCCCGGCTGGTGTACACCAGGCTTGGACTGGATCGGCATGCCGCCGAACGCGAAATGAACCTCGGGAGCGTGGCCGTGCATCTGGGGTTGTTCGCGCAGGCCCGTACCCACTACCAGCAGGCCCAGCAGGTGTACACCCGGTTGGGTCTGGAGCGAGAAGCCGCCGGCTGCGAGATGAACCTCGGGAGCGTGGCCGAGGATCTAGGGCTGTTCGACCAGGCACGTGTGCACCTCGAGCAGGCCCGGCAGGTATTCACCAAACTTGGATTGGATCGGGATGCCGCCGAATGCGAGGTAAGCCTCGGAGTCGTGGCGTTGGGATTGGGGTTGTTCGAGCAGGCCCGCACCTACTACCAGCAGGCCCGCCAGGTGTTTGCCCAATTGGGTCTGGCGGCGTCCGCCGCCAACTGTGAAGGGAACCTCGGGAACGTCGCCCATCGGCTGGGGTTGTTCGACCAAGCCCGGGAGCACTACCAAGAGGCCTCGCAGGTGTATTCCCGCCTAGGCCTTGAACGGAAAGTCGCCACCTGTGAGTGGAACCTCGGGATCGTAGCCAAGGACCTGGGGGAATTCGAGCAGGCGCGCAGCCACCTCTTCCCTGCTTTGCAGGTGTTCACCCGGTTGGGTATGCACCGGGAGACGGCAGAGTGTCAGCTGAACACCGCCGCTTCGTGGGTTGGTCAGGCCTGGGTGTCAGGGGAGGGTGATCGGCGAGTGTTGTTGGAGCGGGCGTTGCAGCTCGCGGTTCCTGCTGTGGTGTACCTAGATGGGATGCGTTTCCAGTTCCGTTCGGCTTCTGATCGCATCGCCTGGGCCACACGCATCGCGCACGCTACGAGTTTCCTGTTCCAACTCGCGAGCGACGTCGGTGACCAGACATTGATGGCTGATCTGGTGGAGACCGCCATCAACTCCGGTGTCCACACCACCACCGCGGCGGATACCGACACGCCCCTGCAGCGGGAACAGTCCGTCCGCGCCTTGGCGATAGCGCCGGCGTTCGAACCCGCCGGCACCGACGGACAGGGCCCGGATACGGGTCCCTCGGCGCATCTGGGTGGGACCAGCCGCCTCATCGCTGGGGCGCATCTGCCGCTACGGCCCCCGCCCCGCCTACGCATGCCCGATGCTCACCTCGCCCTGACCCCATGGGATCAGGACACCGGCCACACCTACCCCACACCCCGCACGCATACCCATCCACTAACCCTCACCTAG
- a CDS encoding ISL3 family transposase, translating into MNATASLLADTICRTVELGVTITDAAVADELTHLFCAPVTLDPICAECGMAGRLRDHVQRKVTDLPIVGHPTRLHVRVPRFTCDNTECATRIFQQRMPALAEPRAKTTRRCSRWILQRLAIDRTSVSAVAKALGLGWDLVNDLAVSEVRTMVYEQPGHFDGVRVLGVDEHKWKHVRGDGSSAFVTVLVDLTPVVDGTGPSRLLDMVPGRSAKVLTEWLDARDQVFRDRVKVVTMDGFAGYHTAAASAVPAARTVMDPFHVVHLAADKLTVCRQRIQQATTGHRGRTGDPLYGIRRTLRTRAELLTDKQKMRLFQAFTAHDAHAAVEVTYGVYQRLITAYEASGKREGKIAMYKLLKSIRAGVPAELPELAQLGRSLWKRHREILAYFDVGASNGPVEAINGRLEHLRGIALGFRNLKHYILRSLIHSGQLQDRINAL; encoded by the coding sequence TTGAACGCTACCGCCAGCCTGCTCGCCGACACCATCTGCCGCACCGTCGAGCTCGGGGTGACCATCACCGACGCCGCTGTGGCTGACGAGCTCACGCACCTGTTCTGCGCCCCGGTCACACTCGACCCGATCTGCGCCGAGTGCGGGATGGCGGGCCGTTTGCGGGACCACGTCCAGCGGAAGGTCACGGATCTACCGATCGTCGGGCATCCCACCAGACTGCACGTGCGGGTACCGCGCTTCACCTGCGACAACACCGAGTGCGCTACGAGGATCTTCCAGCAGCGGATGCCGGCGTTGGCCGAGCCGCGGGCCAAGACCACCCGCCGCTGCAGCCGCTGGATCCTGCAGCGTCTGGCGATCGACCGCACCAGCGTGTCCGCCGTGGCCAAGGCCCTCGGGCTGGGGTGGGACCTGGTCAATGACCTGGCGGTCTCGGAGGTTCGCACGATGGTCTACGAGCAGCCCGGACACTTCGACGGAGTCCGCGTTCTCGGTGTCGATGAGCACAAATGGAAGCACGTGCGCGGCGACGGCAGCAGTGCGTTCGTCACCGTCCTGGTCGACCTGACCCCGGTCGTGGACGGCACCGGCCCGTCTCGCCTGTTGGACATGGTCCCGGGCCGTTCGGCGAAGGTCCTCACCGAGTGGCTGGACGCCCGTGACCAGGTGTTTCGAGACCGGGTCAAGGTTGTCACGATGGACGGGTTCGCCGGCTACCACACCGCCGCCGCCAGCGCGGTGCCCGCTGCCCGGACGGTGATGGACCCGTTCCACGTCGTGCACCTGGCCGCCGACAAGCTCACCGTGTGCCGCCAACGCATCCAGCAGGCCACCACCGGGCACCGGGGCCGCACGGGCGACCCGCTGTACGGCATCCGCCGCACCCTGCGAACCCGCGCTGAACTGCTGACCGACAAGCAGAAGATGCGCCTGTTCCAAGCGTTCACCGCCCATGACGCGCACGCGGCGGTGGAGGTCACCTACGGCGTCTACCAGCGACTCATCACTGCTTACGAAGCCTCGGGCAAGCGGGAGGGCAAGATCGCTATGTACAAGCTCCTCAAGTCGATCCGGGCCGGTGTACCCGCCGAACTCCCCGAGCTCGCGCAGCTCGGCCGTTCGCTGTGGAAGCGGCATCGGGAGATCCTGGCCTACTTCGACGTGGGCGCTTCCAACGGCCCCGTCGAAGCCATCAACGGACGCCTCGAGCACCTCCGCGGAATCGCCCTGGGCTTCCGGAACCTCAAGCACTACATCTTGCGGTCACTGATCCACTCCGGACAGCTTCAGGACCGGATCAATGCACTCTAA
- a CDS encoding ATP-binding protein, producing the protein MTDRHLTDADMPLFTQLRMTAFGQTVIDLANDPACDEWTFSEKIFHALDKEITARQERRTQKLLKASRSPNPDACVEEIRYLPDRNVNRELIARLSSCQWIDATRNLVVLGQSSVGKTYLAQALLNAACRKYYTARFFRLDDLANRLAVLEPTSQRRLDFLTDLHNCDLLVLDDFLTTPVAPHTAAELLNILAAREGRGSTLVTSQFDPPDWYKSLQDAVIAESILNRIVAGAEIIALDGPNMRRHLATATP; encoded by the coding sequence GTGACTGATCGTCATCTCACCGACGCCGACATGCCACTGTTCACCCAGTTGCGGATGACCGCGTTCGGCCAGACCGTCATCGACTTGGCCAACGATCCCGCCTGCGACGAGTGGACCTTCTCGGAGAAGATCTTCCACGCCCTGGACAAAGAGATCACGGCCAGGCAGGAACGCCGGACCCAGAAACTACTCAAGGCCTCCAGATCGCCAAACCCTGACGCCTGCGTAGAAGAGATCCGCTACCTGCCTGACCGCAACGTCAACCGCGAGCTAATCGCACGACTTTCCAGCTGTCAATGGATCGACGCCACTCGTAATCTCGTCGTGCTCGGCCAGTCCAGCGTGGGCAAGACCTACCTCGCCCAGGCACTGCTCAATGCCGCGTGCCGAAAGTACTACACCGCGAGGTTCTTCCGACTCGACGACCTGGCCAACCGGCTCGCCGTTCTGGAGCCGACCTCGCAGCGCAGGCTGGACTTCCTCACCGACCTGCACAACTGCGACCTGCTGGTTCTCGATGACTTCCTGACCACGCCGGTGGCTCCGCACACAGCGGCGGAGCTGCTCAACATCCTTGCCGCTCGGGAAGGCCGGGGCTCGACTCTGGTGACCTCGCAGTTCGATCCGCCCGATTGGTACAAGTCGCTCCAAGACGCGGTCATCGCCGAATCGATCCTCAACCGGATCGTCGCCGGCGCCGAGATCATCGCCCTCGACGGCCCGAACATGAGACGACACCTCGCCACGGCAACGCCATAG
- a CDS encoding type IV secretory system conjugative DNA transfer family protein, which translates to MSVAQSLAATASILEGGLSLRLGVVDGSGVQLRVRSSSRQGPGAGQAVADALLPIGDVTACTDLVCPETVWVWDLVPVVAGGSPGFVTGAATMPPRWEAPRGGSALLVEIDELTGLLSRHPDVAYCVDVEAGSSTSPGSTVVRPRLECVTETLPVTAQALVQRIFPGLRPAGREPGGSRPGLLVESDTVPAVLRMPVATDVPLSGVAVAAASDRAVAPTVARHGGPDQQTPGVRLGCARTADRRSVDVRLTGHERERHVHILGKTGTGKSTLVAAMAGDLADAGECVIVLDPHSQLVERIAAELSAKAAKRAWFIRAGDLDDPFRFNPLAVADPQHRELVIAEIGDMFQRLYDPKSDGIVGPRFLERCSMALRALCTISGPRASLLDVPGFFADDRLVEAVKNHPGTEPRLARWLGNERALKRSTENGDLHAWVSSKFEQISGTSAMRSILGTGENSIDWGQAMDAGRIILIDLSLATLGETASRLLGMLLVNAVWTAALRRGGTTPVTLMIDEAHSLHSGSMDRILSEGRKFGLSLVLAHQYLDQLAPELRSALDGNVGTTVAFRTSPADGRALAERFADPVSAIDLPILPDLQALTLRSTDTLAARPFTLHIDHNDRPTRRHDRSEQTVGDNTRHDLVDPYRNARPLFGTDRLSQAYSHLEHTGPLAPAPRNPDAVPRSDFLEEWLAKRAFAHPTITEQQ; encoded by the coding sequence GTGTCCGTCGCACAGTCCCTGGCGGCGACGGCGAGCATTCTGGAGGGTGGTCTGTCGCTGCGATTGGGGGTGGTCGACGGCAGTGGTGTGCAGCTGCGCGTGCGCTCCTCATCCAGGCAGGGTCCGGGGGCCGGTCAGGCGGTGGCCGATGCGCTGTTGCCGATCGGCGACGTCACCGCGTGTACTGATCTCGTCTGCCCGGAAACGGTGTGGGTGTGGGATCTGGTGCCGGTCGTCGCCGGGGGTAGTCCCGGTTTCGTCACCGGGGCGGCAACGATGCCGCCCCGGTGGGAAGCACCCCGGGGTGGGTCTGCGTTGCTCGTCGAGATCGATGAACTCACCGGGCTCTTGTCGCGTCACCCGGACGTTGCATACTGCGTGGACGTGGAGGCCGGTTCATCGACCTCACCGGGCAGCACGGTCGTGCGTCCCCGTCTGGAATGTGTCACCGAGACGCTGCCCGTGACTGCGCAAGCACTGGTACAGCGCATTTTCCCGGGACTGCGGCCCGCTGGCCGCGAGCCTGGGGGCAGCAGGCCTGGCCTACTTGTGGAGTCTGACACTGTTCCTGCGGTGCTGCGGATGCCTGTCGCTACCGACGTCCCGCTGTCGGGGGTGGCCGTCGCGGCCGCCTCAGACAGGGCCGTAGCTCCCACCGTGGCGAGACACGGAGGACCCGATCAACAGACGCCAGGGGTGAGGCTGGGGTGTGCCCGGACCGCCGACCGTCGATCGGTGGACGTGCGGCTCACCGGGCATGAGCGGGAGCGGCACGTCCACATCCTGGGCAAGACCGGCACCGGCAAGTCCACACTGGTGGCGGCGATGGCCGGGGACCTCGCGGATGCCGGCGAATGCGTGATCGTCCTGGACCCGCACTCACAGTTAGTGGAGCGCATCGCGGCCGAACTGTCCGCCAAGGCGGCCAAGCGGGCGTGGTTTATCCGCGCCGGGGACCTGGACGATCCGTTCCGATTCAATCCGCTGGCCGTTGCCGATCCGCAGCACCGCGAGCTGGTCATCGCAGAGATCGGCGACATGTTTCAGCGCTTGTACGACCCTAAGAGCGACGGGATTGTCGGACCTCGGTTCCTCGAGCGCTGCTCAATGGCGCTGCGTGCCTTGTGCACCATCTCTGGGCCGCGCGCCTCCTTACTGGACGTACCGGGATTCTTTGCTGACGACCGACTGGTCGAGGCTGTGAAGAACCATCCGGGCACTGAACCCCGACTCGCACGCTGGCTTGGTAACGAGAGAGCCCTGAAGCGCTCCACTGAAAATGGCGATCTGCACGCGTGGGTGTCCTCCAAGTTCGAGCAGATCTCCGGAACCTCGGCAATGCGGTCAATCCTGGGCACCGGGGAGAACTCCATCGACTGGGGGCAGGCGATGGATGCCGGTCGAATAATCCTCATCGATCTGTCCCTAGCCACTCTCGGAGAGACAGCGTCACGGCTGCTCGGGATGCTCCTTGTCAATGCTGTGTGGACCGCGGCGCTGCGCCGGGGTGGCACCACCCCGGTGACGTTGATGATCGATGAAGCACACAGCCTGCATAGCGGGTCGATGGACCGGATCCTGTCCGAGGGCCGCAAGTTCGGTCTCTCCCTGGTTCTGGCACACCAGTATCTCGACCAGTTGGCCCCCGAACTGCGTTCCGCTCTGGATGGCAATGTCGGCACTACCGTGGCGTTTCGTACCTCTCCCGCCGACGGCCGAGCCCTGGCCGAGCGGTTCGCCGACCCCGTTTCTGCTATTGACCTGCCAATCCTGCCCGACTTGCAGGCGCTGACTCTGCGGTCGACGGACACACTGGCTGCCCGGCCTTTCACCCTGCACATCGACCACAATGACCGGCCAACTCGCCGCCACGACCGCAGCGAGCAGACGGTGGGAGACAACACCCGCCACGACCTCGTCGACCCCTACCGCAACGCACGCCCGCTATTTGGTACCGACCGACTTTCCCAGGCTTACAGCCACCTGGAACACACTGGCCCCCTAGCCCCTGCGCCCAGAAACCCCGACGCTGTCCCGCGATCGGATTTCCTGGAGGAGTGGCTGGCCAAGCGTGCCTTCGCCCACCCCACCATCACGGAGCAGCAATGA
- a CDS encoding CHAT domain-containing protein codes for MNNAGSARVDLLIHAADAGPTYLSWILLQQPFTQNAERLDADVLNTALGSLESALITLSGGDEQTVQKTVQQVLTDGPFADQSAERELSRELTQSVLPPRLRELIRDLHEQDVALRLRITPSPRLAQIPWELLCVDEGEDLVEPRRLVEIAEIVLDPPVTVHADRSRLPRPWSEVKTFPALHIIDPLLPASAHSAGYGQTIPNDSHLVHVIGNDPTTVRGDGFPVLRDEVSRLDLSRCLLEVPEISRLLYFGHISSSSDEPGSASLHLSDVYWSGPRADHEPNDVWGMSEPVRPSSEQGYAHSAQPGNHMPLSALDLLLGTSLAQDPEAHHLYGFDDPTLGHQLWPMPSRVALVACEGGVDYRSAETFGLVMAMIDAGAELITTTRWPLPTDHAFATLTQPPRPPNDSGPSSGPTTELALAVDSAHRHEDAVASLRQWQLNKLRRWRTSGDIADTPLLWASLSTTVAPARPDALTPTEGGDPA; via the coding sequence ATGAACAATGCCGGGTCTGCCCGCGTAGACCTTCTGATTCACGCTGCCGACGCAGGGCCAACCTACCTGTCATGGATCCTGCTCCAGCAGCCGTTCACCCAGAACGCCGAACGGCTGGACGCCGACGTACTCAACACGGCGCTGGGCTCATTGGAGTCGGCGTTGATCACTCTCTCCGGCGGCGACGAGCAGACCGTACAGAAGACTGTCCAGCAAGTCCTAACCGATGGCCCCTTCGCCGACCAGAGCGCTGAACGCGAACTGTCGCGTGAGCTCACTCAATCGGTCTTGCCGCCACGCCTTCGCGAGTTGATCCGCGACCTGCACGAGCAGGATGTGGCACTGCGACTGCGGATCACGCCAAGCCCGAGACTGGCACAAATCCCGTGGGAACTACTGTGTGTCGACGAGGGTGAGGATCTCGTTGAGCCTAGGCGGCTCGTCGAGATCGCGGAGATCGTGTTAGATCCCCCGGTGACGGTGCATGCTGACCGTTCTCGGCTCCCTCGCCCCTGGTCTGAGGTGAAGACCTTCCCAGCGTTGCACATCATCGACCCGCTCCTGCCGGCAAGCGCACACTCCGCCGGTTACGGACAGACCATCCCCAACGACAGTCACCTCGTACACGTGATCGGCAACGACCCGACGACAGTACGCGGTGACGGCTTTCCCGTACTGCGCGACGAGGTCTCCCGTCTCGATCTGTCCCGCTGCTTGCTGGAGGTCCCCGAGATTTCCCGGTTGCTGTATTTCGGGCACATCTCATCTTCCTCAGATGAGCCCGGTTCGGCGAGCCTGCACCTGTCCGACGTGTACTGGTCCGGACCTCGAGCCGACCACGAACCCAACGATGTGTGGGGCATGTCTGAACCCGTCCGTCCTTCCTCCGAGCAGGGATACGCCCACTCGGCCCAACCCGGCAACCACATGCCGCTTTCAGCCCTGGACCTGCTCCTGGGAACGTCGCTGGCGCAAGACCCTGAGGCGCATCACCTGTATGGGTTTGACGACCCCACCCTTGGCCACCAGCTGTGGCCCATGCCCTCCCGGGTAGCACTGGTTGCCTGCGAGGGCGGCGTTGACTACCGGTCGGCAGAGACGTTCGGACTGGTTATGGCAATGATCGATGCCGGTGCAGAACTGATCACCACGACCCGGTGGCCGCTTCCCACCGACCACGCTTTCGCCACCCTGACCCAACCGCCACGCCCGCCGAACGATTCAGGGCCCAGCTCCGGGCCGACCACAGAGCTGGCGTTGGCAGTTGATTCCGCGCACCGACACGAGGATGCCGTCGCCTCTCTTCGCCAGTGGCAGTTGAACAAGCTCCGGCGATGGCGCACGTCCGGAGATATCGCCGACACGCCCTTGCTATGGGCGTCACTGTCTACCACCGTGGCCCCCGCTCGTCCCGACGCTCTCACCCCTACTGAAGGCGGCGACCCTGCATGA
- the istA gene encoding IS21 family transposase — protein sequence MTDYRLVMSLLLQDRSYRDIEAIAGCSHRTVAKAKKVCHEHGLTATSQVEALSVEEIDVLFADGRKTPSKEFVAFDVAAAVKKRTGKKKLPLRVLWANYLDTDGTPGQRHYSYQRFCQIIGEYVEVNELTMRITHVPGHTMQVDWAGTKMAIFDPVTGTKTTVSVFVASLPYSGMVFACGCLDEKMPNWLDAHLRAFEYFGGAAQVIVPDNASTASNQIARGDRAREVNREYRDFLEYHQTAAVPTRPVRPTDKGNVEAGVKVVTNWVIGRLADRRFASLDDANDAIAAEVEAINDRTPFRGQKTSRRELFTEHEQSELFDLPEARWQPVIWKKSKVNRDYHVEIATVKYSVPYTFAGQHVDVKITGPTLTVMAGGEVIASHAVSGRRHSFVTDPDHVPAQHLQTSDLWSRAYFVRQAHKIGPHTVAAISEVLDRQRIEAQGYRSCQNILALARGDNKMLLERACGQLVSETSRRAISYTAVKQQLAALRTQAAARPTTTQPAVAATTDRLEPPPGRRDTTGAHLAGPEQFSLAALTGGPSPSSGTAGQEELQ from the coding sequence GTGACTGATTACCGATTGGTGATGTCGCTACTGCTGCAGGACAGGTCCTACCGGGACATCGAGGCGATCGCGGGTTGCTCGCATCGCACGGTCGCGAAGGCGAAGAAGGTCTGCCACGAGCACGGGTTGACCGCCACGAGCCAGGTCGAGGCGCTCAGCGTCGAGGAGATCGACGTCTTGTTCGCCGATGGGCGCAAGACGCCGTCGAAGGAGTTCGTCGCCTTCGACGTGGCGGCTGCCGTGAAGAAGCGCACGGGCAAGAAGAAGCTGCCGCTGCGGGTGCTGTGGGCCAACTACCTCGACACTGACGGCACGCCGGGGCAGCGGCACTACAGCTACCAGCGGTTCTGCCAGATCATCGGCGAGTACGTCGAGGTCAACGAGCTGACGATGCGGATCACGCACGTGCCCGGGCACACGATGCAAGTCGACTGGGCGGGCACGAAGATGGCCATCTTCGATCCCGTCACCGGCACCAAGACCACAGTGTCGGTGTTCGTGGCGTCGCTTCCGTACTCGGGGATGGTCTTCGCCTGCGGCTGTCTGGACGAGAAGATGCCGAACTGGCTCGACGCGCACTTGCGGGCGTTCGAGTACTTCGGCGGCGCGGCGCAGGTGATCGTCCCGGACAACGCCTCGACGGCGTCGAACCAGATCGCCCGCGGTGACCGGGCCCGCGAGGTCAACCGTGAGTACCGGGACTTCCTCGAGTATCACCAGACCGCTGCCGTGCCCACTCGGCCGGTGCGCCCGACAGACAAGGGGAACGTCGAGGCCGGAGTGAAAGTGGTGACGAACTGGGTGATTGGACGCCTGGCCGATCGGCGCTTCGCGAGCCTGGACGATGCGAACGACGCGATCGCCGCCGAGGTGGAGGCGATCAACGACCGGACCCCGTTCCGCGGCCAGAAGACCAGCCGCCGGGAGCTGTTCACCGAGCACGAGCAGTCGGAACTGTTCGACCTTCCCGAGGCCCGCTGGCAGCCAGTCATCTGGAAGAAGTCCAAGGTCAACAGGGATTACCACGTGGAGATCGCCACGGTGAAGTACTCGGTGCCCTACACCTTCGCTGGCCAGCACGTCGATGTGAAGATCACCGGCCCCACACTCACGGTCATGGCTGGCGGGGAGGTCATCGCCTCCCACGCCGTCTCCGGTAGGCGACATTCCTTCGTGACCGACCCTGACCATGTTCCCGCGCAGCATCTGCAGACCTCGGACCTATGGTCGCGGGCGTACTTCGTGCGCCAGGCCCACAAGATCGGACCGCACACCGTCGCCGCGATCAGCGAGGTCCTCGATCGCCAGCGGATCGAGGCTCAGGGCTATCGCTCGTGCCAGAACATCCTCGCCCTGGCCCGCGGGGACAACAAGATGCTGCTCGAGCGGGCCTGTGGCCAACTCGTCTCCGAGACCTCCCGCCGGGCGATCAGCTACACCGCCGTCAAGCAGCAGCTGGCGGCCCTGAGGACCCAGGCCGCCGCCCGGCCCACCACCACGCAGCCGGCGGTGGCGGCTACGACGGACCGGCTGGAGCCGCCACCGGGTCGGCGAGATACCACCGGGGCGCATCTGGCCGGGCCCGAGCAGTTCAGCCTCGCCGCCCTCACAGGAGGCCCGAGCCCGAGCAGCGGCACCGCGGGGCAGGAGGAGCTGCAGTGA